DNA from Nitriliruptor alkaliphilus DSM 45188:
GACGACGGAGCCGGCCACGGAACCGGACCCGCCTCCGGAGGAGACGGACGCGGAGGAGACCACGACGAGCGATCCCTGAGATCGACGTGCTCGGACGTCCCGAACCCTCGCTCGGTTCACAGGTCGCGGGCGAGCTCGTGCTCGGTGACGTGCTGCTTGGGCGGCGGCATCGCGCTGGTCCGCCCCGTCGGGGTGAACCCGTGGCGCGCGTACAGCTCCTGCGCCCACACGTTGTGATCGCCGACCTCGAGCAGGACACGTCGCAGCCCGCGGTCGCGCGCGAGCCCGAGAGCGGAGCTGATGAGCGCGTCCCCGACGCCACGGCCACGGCCGACCGGCGCGACCCACACACCGCCGATGTCCGCGGTCGCCTCGACGCCGTCCTCGTCCCACACACCGAGGACCGCCATCCCCGCAGCTTCACGGCGGTAGCGCGCTACGAGCGTCGTCCGGTCCGGATCGTCCAGCTTCCGCCGCCAGGCCCCCTCCTCGAGCCCGCGCTCGCCCTCGAGCGTCGAGCAGAAGGCTTCGGGTGCGTCCTCCAGGGCAGCGAGGCGTAGCTCGCGTACCACGGCCCACTCGCCCGGCAGCGCCGGGGCGACCACCACCTCGCT
Protein-coding regions in this window:
- a CDS encoding GNAT family N-acetyltransferase, whose amino-acid sequence is MPTEASSEVVVAPALPGEWAVVRELRLAALEDAPEAFCSTLEGERGLEEGAWRRKLDDPDRTTLVARYRREAAGMAVLGVWDEDGVEATADIGGVWVAPVGRGRGVGDALISSALGLARDRGLRRVLLEVGDHNVWAQELYARHGFTPTGRTSAMPPPKQHVTEHELARDL